In Nocardia sp. BMG111209, a genomic segment contains:
- a CDS encoding SCO2522 family protein produces the protein MNESAVYSETTDQVRVAGVELSHLSIETGHFYMKDLINGQDAIRAQFRRVARLVDLYVEDAKATFGSAIRVSTCFLIDDYFGPGTNPNAILHKILGIAHECGLRIDYLAREAGCWESPTYTDGIPTGQQIGLAEMISRWVVAEPLENTTGRRPPDVESGWLCNGQRSSDFEATQAMQAAQYRPPEELGRREHSIFLDVEMWNTQVGKDGEELTRWSCPYLAAVWQLLRLGMVRYEGRAVVQPQPWDLVGRPPEPPRGSPEHAEQPQRRPQPWDQDIIWPDTWWEMPAVIQLNPEAKPFAAYRALSILPQDYLKIEHAVRTIVDHVDIDQEVLQLTVERGAGEQIIVPDEVGKRLTHVFLDEVGGGAIAPVRGV, from the coding sequence ATGAACGAGAGTGCGGTCTACAGCGAGACGACCGACCAGGTGCGCGTCGCCGGGGTCGAACTCTCCCATCTGTCGATCGAGACCGGGCACTTCTACATGAAGGATCTGATCAACGGCCAGGATGCCATTCGCGCTCAGTTCCGCCGGGTGGCCCGGTTGGTCGATCTGTACGTCGAAGACGCGAAGGCGACTTTCGGCTCCGCCATCCGCGTGAGCACCTGTTTCCTGATCGACGACTATTTCGGACCGGGTACCAACCCCAACGCCATACTCCACAAAATCTTGGGCATCGCTCACGAATGCGGTCTACGCATCGACTACCTGGCCCGGGAAGCCGGATGCTGGGAATCTCCGACCTACACCGACGGTATCCCCACCGGTCAGCAGATCGGGCTGGCGGAGATGATCTCGCGCTGGGTCGTCGCGGAGCCGCTGGAGAACACGACCGGCCGGCGGCCGCCGGACGTGGAATCCGGCTGGTTGTGCAACGGCCAGCGGTCCTCCGATTTCGAGGCCACCCAGGCCATGCAGGCGGCGCAGTACCGCCCGCCGGAGGAACTGGGCCGGCGCGAGCATTCGATATTTCTCGATGTCGAGATGTGGAACACCCAGGTGGGTAAGGACGGTGAGGAACTCACCCGCTGGTCGTGCCCGTATCTCGCCGCGGTCTGGCAACTGCTGCGGCTGGGTATGGTCCGCTACGAGGGACGCGCCGTGGTCCAGCCGCAGCCGTGGGATCTGGTCGGCCGGCCGCCGGAGCCGCCGCGCGGGTCGCCCGAGCATGCGGAGCAGCCGCAGCGCCGGCCGCAGCCGTGGGATCAGGACATCATCTGGCCGGACACGTGGTGGGAGATGCCGGCGGTGATCCAGCTCAATCCGGAGGCCAAGCCGTTCGCCGCCTATCGGGCCCTGTCGATCCTGCCGCAGGATTATCTGAAGATCGAGCATGCGGTGCGCACCATCGTCGATCATGTCGACATCGACCAGGAGGTGCTGCAACTGACCGTCGAACGCGGTGCGGGCGAGCAGATCATCGTCCCCGACGAGGTCGGCAAGCGTCTCACCCATGTATTCCTCGACGAGGTCGGCGGAGGCGCCATCGCTCCGGTTCGCGGGGTGTGA
- the eccCb gene encoding type VII secretion protein EccCb — translation MVGRRIALLVANDTYYSPGIPQLSAPVSDATELQELLRNPEVGAFGPVELLINESKAEIERSAERLFRHAEPEDMVMFYFSGHGIRRGHNLYLAASNTDSDLLSSSAVSSSFVKDLIRESPAATKFIVLDCCYSGAFLGDDVLKGVSALDIVGNELAAGKGICVLMASNSVQAAEDGKRAAPRSTPLSMFTGAMVSGIRMLAAARTSAVTTHDLWQYIAKEVGTRAANQTPEHYCVASEEIHIARARRSPANLADSLAPVPLGGLLGHLEHLPGGGLRAEDWWRTRPLDVPFGRQQEPGGVAGTIATIDFAGPRNGLLLVGRAGSGKSTLLRTLAASLALTHSPADARIHVLESDNRLGSIRGLPSIGSVASVAGSEDGSEQAAAALVEDLIDEIRNRRRLYRLHHIASPTELRHRRPLPDEGPVPDLFLFVDRWGAFARQWPDLVPAVQEIADTGPEYAVHLVATARNWTEVPDWMAESLANRIELRLFRPGDSRIDIDRAALLPEQPGWALTGSETVRIALPGIRPIPSGAVRAADLPDGAEDLVARFASASSSRQPLELELHADFVHLHRLIDPDIRQRWRDAPPSGLRIPIGVTYTGDPVELDIGPATDAGAGPHGLVVGAIGSGKSELLRTIVLGLALTYPPDRVNFLLVDAAGDSTFEPLATLPHVAGRVHDLDQDPSLLDRLQDVVEYEMERRRQLVQSAEGCTTRAEYEQARSAGAPLDPLPALVIVIDEFVELLAGGSPFVGALIQVGRRGRSLGIHLLLGTYQPEEVLLRTLDKYLSYRIVLRTFTDDESRFVLGSPDANYLPSTPGHGYLRTTTGATTRFRSASTARPGITDGADPLDLLLPESLVATVDRLGAPAAYRMWQPPLLISPTVGTLLQEENSPRSANRSHLRLPIGWVDRPREHRREVLTVDLSGDSGHVTVVGGPRSGKSTVLRSLIVAAAATHTPEQVQFYCLDFGGALAALAELPHVGSVAGRRDIERIRRTLAELTALLARRERYFRDLGITSTADFRKRRAARGPAGGAVEADDHGDVFLVVDGLDTLRQDFPALEQSVTHLAAQGISYGIHLLTTMSPWSRGGPGLQNAVRIELWLGDPADSELDRQAAGLVPPDRPGRGLSPEKLQMLTALPRLDSDTDPHHLAAGLAGAVEDLRKDYRSRQAPPIRLLPQRITYEHLLDLARGRGPEQDATHLLLGLGETELSPLLWDFDDRPHLLVFSDPGAGKTTLLRTVALGLAENSTPEQARILLVDYRRTLADVVESARPAAYCPTASTVPRAIAELVDLLTARVPGPEIPPARLPARDWWNGPEIYVLVDDYERVVADGSDPLEPLLKFLPMAHDIGLHLILARAHTGLARARYERVLGLLWDISAGTIVLSAAGDEGALFGDLHTTALPPGRGTLIGRFREPEPIQIADRG, via the coding sequence ATGGTGGGCAGGCGGATCGCGCTGCTCGTCGCGAACGACACATATTATTCGCCGGGAATTCCACAGTTGTCCGCGCCGGTCTCCGACGCCACGGAACTTCAGGAATTACTGCGCAATCCGGAGGTGGGGGCCTTCGGACCGGTCGAGCTGCTGATCAACGAGTCGAAGGCGGAGATCGAGCGCAGCGCCGAACGGCTGTTCCGGCACGCCGAGCCCGAGGACATGGTGATGTTCTATTTCTCGGGGCACGGAATTCGGCGCGGCCACAATCTCTATCTGGCCGCCAGCAACACCGATTCGGATCTACTGAGCAGTTCGGCGGTGTCCTCGTCGTTCGTCAAGGATCTCATCCGCGAATCACCGGCGGCGACGAAGTTCATCGTGCTCGATTGTTGCTACAGCGGCGCATTTCTCGGCGACGACGTGCTCAAGGGCGTCTCGGCGCTGGATATCGTCGGTAACGAGCTGGCCGCCGGCAAGGGAATCTGCGTACTGATGGCATCGAATTCGGTCCAGGCGGCCGAGGACGGGAAACGCGCCGCACCGCGTTCGACACCGTTGTCGATGTTCACGGGGGCCATGGTGTCCGGGATCCGCATGCTGGCGGCCGCCCGTACCAGCGCGGTCACCACCCACGACCTGTGGCAGTACATCGCCAAGGAGGTCGGCACGCGGGCGGCGAATCAGACACCCGAGCACTATTGTGTGGCGTCCGAGGAGATCCACATCGCCCGGGCCCGGCGATCACCCGCGAATCTCGCCGACAGCCTTGCGCCGGTACCGCTGGGCGGGCTGCTCGGTCACCTGGAACACCTGCCGGGTGGCGGGTTGCGAGCCGAGGATTGGTGGCGCACAAGGCCGTTGGATGTTCCCTTCGGGCGGCAGCAGGAGCCCGGAGGCGTCGCGGGCACGATCGCGACCATCGATTTCGCCGGGCCTCGCAACGGCCTGCTCCTCGTCGGCCGCGCGGGGTCCGGCAAGAGCACCCTGCTGCGCACCCTGGCGGCATCGCTCGCGCTCACCCACTCGCCGGCCGACGCGCGCATCCACGTCCTGGAATCCGACAATCGGCTCGGCTCGATCCGAGGGCTGCCGAGTATCGGCAGCGTGGCGAGCGTCGCGGGATCCGAGGACGGGTCCGAGCAGGCCGCAGCAGCCCTGGTGGAGGATCTGATCGACGAGATCCGCAACCGGCGCCGACTGTACCGGCTCCATCACATCGCGTCCCCCACCGAGCTGCGCCATCGGCGACCGCTCCCGGACGAAGGACCGGTGCCGGACCTGTTCCTGTTCGTGGATCGCTGGGGTGCCTTCGCGCGGCAGTGGCCCGATCTGGTGCCGGCCGTGCAGGAGATCGCCGACACCGGCCCGGAGTATGCGGTGCACCTGGTCGCCACCGCCCGGAACTGGACCGAGGTGCCCGACTGGATGGCCGAGTCACTGGCCAACCGCATCGAACTGCGGCTGTTCCGGCCGGGCGATTCCCGGATCGACATCGACCGGGCCGCACTGCTGCCCGAACAGCCCGGCTGGGCGTTGACCGGGTCCGAGACGGTGCGGATCGCGCTACCGGGTATCCGGCCGATTCCATCGGGTGCGGTGCGTGCGGCCGACCTCCCGGACGGCGCCGAGGATCTGGTCGCCAGATTCGCGTCCGCGAGCAGCTCTCGGCAACCGCTCGAGCTCGAGCTGCACGCCGACTTCGTGCACCTGCACCGGCTGATCGACCCGGATATCCGGCAACGCTGGCGGGACGCACCGCCTTCGGGCCTGCGGATCCCCATCGGCGTGACGTACACCGGCGATCCGGTGGAACTGGACATCGGACCCGCCACCGACGCCGGAGCCGGTCCGCACGGCCTGGTGGTCGGCGCCATCGGATCCGGCAAGTCGGAACTGCTGCGCACGATCGTGCTCGGGCTGGCGCTGACCTATCCCCCGGATCGGGTGAACTTCCTGCTCGTCGACGCCGCCGGCGATTCGACCTTCGAACCGCTGGCCACCCTGCCGCATGTGGCCGGACGGGTGCACGACCTCGACCAGGACCCGTCCCTGCTCGACCGTCTGCAGGATGTCGTCGAGTACGAGATGGAACGCCGCCGGCAGCTGGTACAGAGCGCCGAGGGCTGCACGACCCGCGCCGAGTACGAGCAGGCCCGGTCGGCGGGCGCGCCGCTGGATCCGTTACCCGCCCTGGTCATCGTCATCGACGAGTTCGTCGAACTGCTCGCCGGGGGTTCCCCGTTCGTGGGCGCGCTGATCCAGGTGGGCCGCCGCGGCCGGTCCCTGGGCATCCATCTGCTACTGGGCACCTACCAGCCCGAGGAGGTGCTGCTGCGCACCCTGGACAAATACCTGTCCTACCGGATCGTGCTGCGCACCTTCACCGACGACGAGTCCCGATTCGTCCTCGGCAGCCCCGACGCGAACTATCTGCCCAGCACGCCGGGCCACGGCTATCTGCGGACCACCACCGGCGCGACCACCCGTTTCCGGTCGGCGTCCACCGCCCGCCCCGGCATCACCGACGGTGCGGATCCCCTCGATCTGCTGTTGCCGGAATCGCTGGTCGCCACCGTCGACCGGCTCGGGGCACCCGCCGCGTACCGGATGTGGCAACCGCCGCTGCTGATCTCGCCTACCGTGGGAACCCTTCTGCAGGAGGAGAATTCGCCGCGTTCGGCCAATCGCAGCCATCTGCGGTTGCCGATCGGCTGGGTCGACCGGCCGCGCGAGCACCGTCGCGAGGTACTGACCGTCGATCTGTCCGGCGACAGCGGCCACGTCACGGTCGTGGGCGGGCCGCGCTCGGGCAAGTCGACCGTACTGCGCAGCCTGATCGTGGCCGCGGCCGCGACCCACACCCCCGAACAGGTGCAGTTCTACTGTCTCGACTTCGGCGGCGCCTTGGCCGCGCTGGCCGAATTACCGCATGTGGGTTCGGTCGCCGGCCGCCGGGACATCGAGCGGATCCGCCGTACGCTCGCCGAGCTGACCGCACTGCTCGCGCGCCGGGAACGGTACTTCCGGGATCTGGGCATCACCTCGACGGCGGATTTCCGGAAACGCCGGGCCGCCCGCGGACCGGCGGGTGGCGCGGTCGAAGCGGACGACCACGGGGACGTCTTCCTCGTCGTCGACGGCCTCGACACGCTCCGCCAGGACTTCCCCGCCCTCGAACAATCCGTCACCCACCTTGCCGCCCAGGGCATTTCGTACGGCATTCATCTGCTCACCACGATGTCGCCGTGGAGCCGTGGCGGACCGGGCCTGCAGAACGCGGTCCGCATCGAGCTGTGGCTCGGGGATCCGGCCGATTCCGAACTGGATCGGCAGGCCGCCGGGCTGGTGCCGCCCGACCGTCCGGGCCGCGGCCTGTCGCCGGAGAAACTCCAGATGCTCACGGCCCTACCGCGTTTGGACAGCGATACCGATCCCCATCATCTGGCCGCAGGTCTCGCCGGGGCGGTGGAGGACCTGCGCAAGGATTACCGATCCCGGCAGGCCCCGCCGATACGACTACTGCCGCAACGGATCACGTACGAGCATCTGCTCGACCTGGCGCGCGGCCGAGGTCCCGAGCAGGATGCCACCCATCTGCTGCTCGGCCTCGGCGAGACCGAATTGTCGCCCCTGCTCTGGGATTTCGACGACCGCCCGCATCTGCTGGTGTTCTCGGATCCGGGCGCGGGCAAGACCACGTTGTTGCGCACGGTAGCACTGGGTCTCGCCGAGAACTCCACCCCGGAACAGGCCCGCATCCTGCTCGTCGACTATCGCCGCACGCTGGCCGACGTGGTGGAATCCGCACGGCCGGCGGCGTATTGCCCGACCGCGTCGACCGTGCCCCGGGCCATCGCCGAACTCGTGGACCTGCTCACCGCACGGGTCCCCGGCCCGGAGATCCCGCCCGCACGACTACCGGCCCGCGATTGGTGGAACGGCCCCGAAATCTATGTACTCGTCGACGATTACGAGCGGGTCGTGGCCGACGGCAGCGATCCGCTCGAACCACTGCTGAAATTCCTGCCGATGGCCCACGACATCGGACTGCACCTGATCCTGGCCCGCGCGCACACCGGCCTGGCCCGCGCCCGCTACGAACGCGTACTGGGCCTGCTGTGGGACATCTCGGCCGGCACGATCGTCCTGAGCGCCGCCGGCGACGAGGGCGCCCTGTTCGGCGACCTGCACACCACCGCCCTGCCACCCGGCCGCGGCACCCTGATCGGCCGATTCCGCGAACCGGAACCGATCCAGATCGCCGATCGCGGATGA
- a CDS encoding NUDIX domain-containing protein, translated as MTVTMIRTAALAHIRDRRLLQARSAGKGVFYMAGGKLDPGESAVQALHREVREELGVDVTDVAELGVFECEAYGHAPGTALHMTCYVADLTGEPRATGEIAELRYFTVGEYAAMPEVAPGSMLVFRRLHELDLIDW; from the coding sequence ATGACAGTCACGATGATTCGGACCGCCGCGCTCGCTCATATCCGGGATCGGCGCCTGTTGCAGGCGCGTTCGGCCGGTAAGGGTGTGTTCTACATGGCCGGCGGGAAACTCGATCCGGGCGAATCGGCGGTGCAGGCGCTGCACCGGGAGGTGCGCGAGGAGTTGGGTGTCGATGTCACGGACGTCGCCGAACTCGGGGTGTTCGAATGCGAGGCGTACGGGCACGCGCCCGGGACCGCGCTGCACATGACCTGTTATGTGGCGGATCTGACCGGGGAGCCGCGGGCCACGGGTGAGATCGCGGAATTGCGCTATTTCACCGTCGGGGAGTACGCCGCGATGCCGGAGGTGGCGCCGGGGTCGATGCTGGTGTTCCGGCGATTGCACGAACTCGATCTGATCGACTGGTAG
- a CDS encoding MFS transporter — protein MTNVELEPARTVRGRSLALIALALALALVVLDGTLVGAALPVIIGKLHLNFAQAQWVNGIYAIVFAALLITGERLGHQYGWRTIIGAGLVLLMLGSVLAAVAHAPSTLIWGRIVQGVAAAAILPGVYSIANARYRRRRAGGGALLVAVAAAGPLLGGWLSTSFDWTWVFLLNVPVGLIALVLLILWVPDTFSRDTALDLDVDGFLLAGAGFGLVMFGLIQGPTFGWWRPLRDFPILGLTWSTRATMSPTPVLLVVGLFLCLLFALWERHRVRARRPALIDVNLLRLPGFRWGALVTLLLAITNFGLLFVLPLYLVNVLDMTTLRAGAVLSAVALGVLPAARWSDAIARWCGAVRTVRLGLTIDVIVVAVLGLVLSTGLSGWWVALLLLCYGFGLGLIGARLSRIVMSKVPPGEGGQAGAAQSTALQIGAALGTAILGGALSIALSKDLTHRLDLTRMPRVTGARLAEATRDSVGIAIPGLRRHGGADAIVSALAHAFTDATRTSLLTGAIVLLIGLLAAARIPAPTWEFRPVRRGLAAAGQAVSGGAAKSSGEETEVAETASEADVVAVTETEIVIAETATADNAAATVGEAEVTTVGESAETVVAEPVSEPSEPAATGAVQPPRGRHAAVEPEQTDSGATESTETETEAEADEESDDASALGAHAEDAATRGARDES, from the coding sequence ATGACGAACGTGGAGCTCGAACCGGCCCGTACGGTCCGCGGGCGCTCGCTCGCCCTCATCGCGCTCGCGCTCGCGTTGGCGCTGGTGGTACTCGACGGCACTCTGGTCGGCGCCGCCCTGCCGGTGATCATCGGCAAGCTCCATCTGAATTTCGCGCAGGCGCAATGGGTCAACGGTATCTACGCGATCGTGTTCGCGGCGCTGCTGATCACCGGTGAACGGCTCGGTCACCAATACGGCTGGCGCACCATCATCGGCGCCGGGCTGGTGCTGCTGATGCTCGGCAGCGTGCTGGCCGCCGTCGCGCACGCGCCGTCCACGCTGATCTGGGGCCGGATCGTGCAGGGTGTCGCGGCCGCCGCGATCCTGCCCGGGGTGTATTCGATCGCCAACGCGCGCTATCGCCGGCGGCGGGCCGGCGGGGGAGCGCTGCTGGTCGCGGTCGCGGCGGCGGGACCGCTGCTCGGCGGCTGGCTGTCCACCTCGTTCGACTGGACCTGGGTGTTCCTGCTGAACGTGCCGGTCGGGCTGATCGCGCTGGTGCTGCTGATCCTGTGGGTGCCCGATACGTTCAGCCGCGATACGGCCCTCGACCTCGACGTGGACGGCTTCCTGCTCGCCGGCGCGGGCTTCGGCCTGGTGATGTTCGGGCTGATCCAGGGGCCCACCTTCGGCTGGTGGCGGCCGCTGCGCGACTTCCCGATCCTCGGGCTCACCTGGTCGACGCGGGCGACGATGTCACCGACGCCGGTGCTGCTGGTGGTGGGCCTGTTCCTGTGCCTGCTGTTCGCGCTGTGGGAGCGGCACCGGGTACGTGCGCGACGGCCGGCGCTGATCGACGTGAACCTGTTGCGGCTGCCCGGTTTCCGCTGGGGTGCGCTGGTCACGCTGCTGCTCGCGATCACCAATTTCGGTCTGCTGTTCGTGCTGCCGCTGTATCTGGTGAACGTGCTGGACATGACGACCCTGCGCGCGGGCGCGGTGCTGTCGGCCGTCGCGCTCGGCGTACTGCCGGCCGCCCGATGGTCCGATGCGATCGCGCGCTGGTGCGGCGCGGTGCGTACCGTGCGGCTCGGGCTCACCATCGACGTGATCGTCGTCGCGGTACTCGGCCTGGTGCTGAGCACCGGGCTGTCCGGCTGGTGGGTGGCCCTGCTGCTGCTCTGCTACGGCTTCGGACTCGGGCTGATCGGGGCGCGGTTGTCCCGGATCGTGATGTCGAAGGTGCCGCCGGGCGAGGGTGGTCAGGCCGGGGCGGCGCAGTCGACGGCACTGCAGATCGGCGCCGCGCTGGGCACCGCGATCCTGGGCGGGGCGCTGTCGATCGCGTTGTCCAAGGATCTGACCCACCGTCTCGACCTGACCCGGATGCCGCGCGTGACCGGCGCCCGGCTCGCCGAGGCCACCCGAGACTCCGTCGGCATCGCCATCCCCGGCCTGCGACGGCACGGCGGCGCCGACGCCATCGTGTCCGCCCTGGCGCACGCCTTCACCGACGCCACCCGCACCAGCCTGCTCACCGGCGCGATCGTGCTGCTGATCGGCCTGCTCGCCGCCGCCCGAATCCCCGCGCCCACCTGGGAGTTCCGGCCCGTGCGCCGGGGGCTCGCGGCGGCCGGCCAGGCGGTGTCCGGGGGTGCGGCGAAATCCTCGGGCGAGGAGACCGAGGTTGCCGAGACGGCATCGGAGGCCGATGTGGTGGCGGTGACGGAGACCGAGATCGTGATCGCGGAGACCGCGACGGCCGACAACGCGGCGGCGACGGTCGGGGAAGCGGAGGTGACCACCGTGGGAGAATCGGCAGAAACCGTTGTGGCGGAGCCTGTTTCCGAGCCATCGGAGCCCGCCGCGACCGGTGCGGTGCAGCCCCCGAGGGGCCGGCACGCGGCGGTGGAACCCGAGCAGACCGATTCCGGCGCAACCGAATCCACCGAGACCGAGACCGAGGCGGAGGCGGACGAGGAGTCCGACGATGCCTCGGCACTCGGCGCCCATGCCGAGGACGCCGCCACCCGCGGTGCCCGCGACGAATCGTGA
- a CDS encoding SCO2523 family variant P-loop protein: protein MLVFSTSDKGGTGRSVTSSNIAYRLSLRGQNIAYLDFDFGSPTSGALFDINRVDRGTPDKDGLHNYLTSVNSTVTAHNVRTETNREELRAPRHPYRLVLFPGDRGGGEFTSVDDKLVKRCVELLVTCEQEYDVTFIDLSAGRSAALEIVLSAMSMPQLGEVVARWLVFHRWTRQHILAANGLVHGPNGLLETGGRCGHDTGRLLEAVRYIRTAVPSMKESPGPGRGPQWAWLRRQNEALETLAKTNRLGFSVMLGKTPMEPVLQWREQVILDADVAAKIANQETVTAFTELATGLTDDATWERVY from the coding sequence ATGCTGGTTTTCTCGACATCGGACAAGGGTGGCACCGGCCGATCGGTGACCAGCAGCAACATCGCCTACCGGTTGAGTCTCCGAGGCCAGAACATCGCCTACCTCGACTTCGATTTCGGCTCGCCTACCTCGGGAGCGCTGTTCGATATCAATCGTGTGGACCGCGGCACTCCGGACAAGGACGGTCTGCACAACTACCTGACCAGCGTCAACAGCACGGTCACCGCACACAACGTCCGCACCGAGACCAATCGCGAGGAGTTGCGGGCACCCCGTCATCCGTACCGGTTGGTGCTGTTCCCCGGCGACCGCGGCGGCGGGGAATTCACCTCGGTCGACGACAAACTCGTGAAACGTTGCGTGGAACTGCTGGTGACGTGTGAGCAGGAATACGATGTGACCTTCATCGACCTGTCGGCCGGCCGGTCCGCGGCATTGGAGATCGTGCTCAGCGCGATGTCCATGCCCCAACTCGGGGAGGTGGTGGCGCGGTGGCTGGTCTTCCATCGGTGGACCCGGCAACACATTCTCGCCGCGAACGGCCTGGTACACGGCCCGAACGGGCTGCTGGAGACAGGTGGCCGGTGTGGGCACGACACCGGCCGGCTGTTGGAGGCCGTGCGCTACATCCGGACCGCGGTGCCCTCGATGAAGGAGTCCCCGGGTCCCGGTCGCGGACCGCAGTGGGCCTGGCTGCGCCGCCAGAACGAGGCGTTGGAAACGCTGGCGAAGACCAATCGGCTGGGATTCAGCGTCATGTTGGGTAAGACCCCTATGGAGCCGGTGTTGCAATGGCGCGAACAGGTGATCCTCGACGCCGACGTCGCGGCGAAGATCGCCAACCAGGAAACGGTCACCGCCTTCACCGAATTGGCGACCGGCCTCACCGATGACGCGACGTGGGAGAGGGTCTACTGA
- a CDS encoding SCO2521 family protein, producing the protein MSSAVVGAAEHTVSVLGEIHTCLLPSRNVLDTSAVVELLGAVKPGSTVTSRERPVPLVVSPNRVEGVDCLLIPALGKQVHIIGTVAAHVVVVGGRILQSSTMSRVIPTKNRARQPWSHYLSMPGTVEAVSKLGADAGARLADGFLRPGGGDRLDLTSISQRMSTSVRVDPRLDQGVPFRAGTTRLRWAVEIGAPGERPGFVFRLDTDSQRSVRLIVPAPEVAAAQRFCEDLAVHDWLLTTIGQVADRFGPVDQEVGRLLDQLAPVLEQLAPLWMPGAHTPAALRGPWAQLEADPGFTRQWTARVGQLRDRMTTATLHALRNSKISSSDW; encoded by the coding sequence ATGTCCTCAGCCGTCGTCGGCGCGGCCGAGCACACCGTGAGTGTGCTCGGGGAGATCCACACCTGTCTGCTGCCCTCCCGCAACGTCCTGGATACGTCCGCGGTCGTGGAACTGCTCGGTGCAGTGAAACCCGGCAGCACGGTGACCTCGCGGGAACGCCCCGTGCCACTGGTCGTTTCACCGAACCGGGTGGAGGGGGTGGACTGCCTGTTGATCCCGGCGCTGGGCAAACAGGTACACATCATCGGCACCGTGGCCGCACATGTGGTCGTGGTGGGTGGCCGAATCCTGCAGAGTTCCACGATGTCTCGGGTGATACCGACGAAAAACCGTGCGCGCCAGCCCTGGTCGCACTACCTGAGCATGCCCGGCACCGTGGAGGCGGTCAGCAAACTGGGCGCCGACGCCGGCGCCCGGCTCGCCGACGGATTTCTGCGGCCGGGGGGCGGCGACCGGCTCGACCTGACGTCGATCAGCCAGCGGATGTCCACCTCCGTGCGAGTGGACCCCCGGCTGGATCAGGGCGTGCCCTTCCGGGCCGGTACCACACGACTGCGCTGGGCGGTCGAGATCGGCGCCCCGGGCGAGCGTCCCGGCTTCGTCTTCCGGCTCGACACCGATTCCCAACGCTCGGTACGGCTGATCGTGCCCGCGCCGGAGGTTGCGGCGGCACAACGCTTCTGCGAGGATCTCGCGGTCCACGACTGGCTGCTGACCACGATCGGACAGGTGGCCGACCGCTTCGGCCCGGTCGACCAGGAAGTGGGCCGGCTGCTCGATCAACTCGCCCCGGTTCTGGAACAGCTTGCGCCACTGTGGATGCCGGGCGCCCATACCCCCGCGGCGCTGCGGGGACCGTGGGCACAGCTGGAAGCGGATCCGGGTTTCACCCGGCAGTGGACGGCGCGGGTCGGCCAATTGCGCGACCGGATGACCACCGCGACACTGCACGCCCTGCGCAATTCGAAGATCAGCAGCAGCGACTGGTGA